From Drosophila yakuba strain Tai18E2 chromosome 2L, Prin_Dyak_Tai18E2_2.1, whole genome shotgun sequence, one genomic window encodes:
- the LOC6526645 gene encoding AF4/FMR2 family member lilli isoform X2, translating into MDIHMKKLTKPRMEEYERRKRREREKIERQQGIQIDDRETSLFGEPRRLTEGDAEITAALGEFFEARVYINNQTVGISRSAPGAGNPRLQPNLPPQAKSLGHSPSSASSAAGPTSASATTALPGQQQHYQQQQRPPTYVKQADNKPPYNGRGGYPGQPMKNDIPSSSGMAPPRGPPRSSSSNSNSSSATNNASSGGVPANTPLGPPLSTQMPNGREKSFLGPPAPALHNGTGGGRFVPPAASKRPGVGQQPPPPEKDVNKIISDIANIFSVQPLTSIAATPHAPTRENYNLLAPNKQKYAMDIPSSPPSAEPSSLMTPLFTPIAPLVTTPPQASQLPLGAATSGTILAGEPLAPLHQLPPTPPKAASGVTSPGPTKPLKTEKNHSLEKQDSCLENDLELSESEDEQRKKEGRSAGNSSNSSESDSSESGSESSSKNDLQHHPNHQQHHHQLQQQQQASMQQQQVLQQQQQHRPQPLTSNGAQNKKFRHEIIARGSNTITGLLSSSGFGSGGSVGPAGVNSSAVMGAGSVSGGTLSSGGSSSNKTPSPTESNKWNLSRFFHKPANQTNSESVSPGNVSMKVPGILPGGAQIIPESIDVTTAIVKNEKIHDDHMAMEEGEEEDDDEEQQMRYGGGLSVTPVAVKKEAIDAVSEMALGAIPKTQIKRESAEALLSARLSDSGTSASGSSSSSSSSSDSAVGGEVVPMPGPGETFQLPGVPADITTVVRVPPTQSQKAPPSNSVTLTPILPLPTSPKQRQKKPRKKKAVTSAPILDSSDDDEPPPKHPGLDHSAVSVQAQPATDTVKKGRGRPRKQQQSGGSGNLSSASAGSSSQTKGPTLTAAKKPLAKTPLAMSRARKREHSSQSSSNGNTPTKKVATPVLVAAPLKPTSVTAGSSSSDEDSSSSAESSSKSSSSSSSSDDTETQNTNCRIVKLNKTGAVQKKALLGSGSSSASSSGSEPEDQTSRSQVGSGQALAQQLPPYKQLPISQHSQHLSSSECSSSSGGCTAVCSSSSGEEDEGRREKERERKPKSDKNKISTLTRIFNPKEGGAKKQGQVVIVDLQEEQQQGKLDAAAQPPPPHAPPAAPAAIMAKPRMTPTQQQQLGAGLASPARTTTPHLTSLICKIDLSKLSRERIMRLKKLTPAQQNGHLTPKDQATNAVHVPNGYAGDTNPAAKVKHEHPVKPEPELDAGYEAKFKPGNVKQEFQLKQERDRDRERERERERERERDREREQPPGRRRKRSSSSSSSPYKEKKRKKEKADQLQIGKELLPVPVLLPSNNHERMPNHDRLSYDKLQLLHEDAAAVIGDVSAANGSPTKKLLVMSPLPPPPTVTVAPATCNEAVQTTPPSATTTTATAPPVPATRLIYRSYFDRDVEHPSDDLRKNNQFLQEAINRKHAADLERDSFNQVTLYLEAVVYFLLTADAMERCSSEQATNTMYKDTLSLIKFISTKFRPYQQQSTTNIQHETHNKVAILSLRCQSLISLKLYKLRRKDCRAIINGLTDFFRVGRGDIANGNTPSSISPSNSVGSQGSGSNTPPGRIVSPDIHNMLCKQNEFLSYLNSAHELWDQADRLVRTGNHIDFIRELDHENGPLTLHSTMHEVFRYVQAGLKTLRDAVSHPTHQSQ; encoded by the exons CATGGAGGAGTACGAGCGGCGAAAAAGACGTGAGCGTGAGAAAATCGAGCGGCAACAGGGTATACAGATTGACGATCGAGAGACTAGTCTATTCGGGGAGCCGCGGCGGCTGACCGAGGGAGATGCGGAGATCACCGCCGCCCTGGGCGAGTTCTTTGAGGCGCGGGTGTACATTAACAATCAGACTGTGGGGATCAGTCGCAGTGCGCCCGGCGCCGGCAATCCGCGCCTGCAGCCCAACCTGCCGCCGCAAGCCAAGTCCCTGGGGCATTCaccctcctccgcctcctcaGCAGCAGGACCCACTTCCGCATCCGCAACGACTGCGCTGCCCGGCCAGCAACAACActaccagcaacagcagcgaccGCCAACGTATGTGAAGCAGGCGGATAATAAGCCGCCGTACAACGGTCGCGGCGGCTATCCTGGCCAGCCGATGAAGAACGACATTCCGTCGAGTAGTGGCATGGCCCCGCCCCGCGGCCCGCCCAGATCCAGttccagcaacagcaactcgTCCAGCGCCACAAACAATGCCAGCAGCGGCGGAGTCCCGGCCAACACGCCGCTGGGGCCACCACTGTCCACCCAGATGCCGAATGGCCGGGAGAAGTCCTTTCTTGGTCCGCCAGCTCCGGCGTTGCACAATGGCACCGGCGGTGGACGCTTTGTGCCACCAGCGGCCAGTAAGCGACCTGGAGTGGGTCAACAACCGCCACCACCGGAG AAGGATGTCAACAAAATTATCAGCGATATAGCAAATATCTTCAGTGTGCAGCCTCTCACTTCGATAGCGGCCACCCCACATGCACCAACGCGCGAAAACTACAACCTGCTGGCGCCCAACAAGCAAAAGTATGCCATGGACATACCCAGCTCGCCACCCTCCGCTGAACCCTCTTCGCTGATGACGCCACTTTTCACGCCCATCGCCCCGCTGGTGACAACACCGCCGCAGGCCAGCCAACTGCCTCTGGGCGCAGCAACAAGTGGGACGATACTAGCGGGAGAGCCTCTGGCACCCCTGCACCAACTGCCTCCCACTCCGCCCAAAGCAGCATCCGGAGTCACGTCGCCGGGACCGACCAAGCCGCTGAAAACGGAAAAGAATCACTCGCTGGAAAAGCAAGACTCATG cctgGAGAACGATCTGGAGCTGTCCGAGTCGGAGGATGAGCAGCGCAAGAAGGAGGG ACGATCGGctggcaacagcagcaatagctCCGAGTCCGATTCCAGTGAGTCGGGCAGTGAGTCGAGCAGCAAGAACGATTTGCAGCACCATCCaaaccaccagcagcaccatcaccaactgcagcagcagcaacaggcgtccatgcagcagcagcaagtcctccagcaacagcaacagcatcgaCCCCAACCACTGACGTCCAACGGGGCACAGAATAAGAAGTTTAGGCACGAGATCATTGCCCGTGGCAGCAATACAATAACTGGACTCCTCAGCTCAAGTGGATTCGGTAGCGGAGGTAGTGTGGGACCAGCCGGTGTAAACTCCAGCGCAGTCATGGGCGCAGGAAGTGTATCCGGCGGCACGTTAAGCAGTGGGGGCAGCTCATCGAACAAGACGCCCTCGCCGACGGAAAGCAACAAGTGGAATCTGAGTAGGTTTTTCCACAAGCCAGCAAATCAGACAAATTCCGAAAGCGTCTCGCCTGGCAATGTAAGCATGAAGGTGCCGGGCATACTACCAGGCGGAGCCCAGATCATACCCGAGTCTATTGATGTGACTACGGCCATTGTGAAGAACGAGAAGATCCACGACGATCACATGGCCATGGAGGAGGGTgaggaggaggatgacgaCGAGGAGCAACAAATGCGCTATGGTGGCGGACTGAGTGTCACACCGGTGGCGGTGAAAAAGGAGGCCATTGACGCTGTATCGGAGATGGCGCTTGGAGCGATACCAAAAACTCAAATCAAACGTGAGTCGGCGGAGGCACTGCTCTCAGCCCGACTCTCGGACTCCGGGACCAGTGCCAGTGGCAGCTcatcgagcagcagcagcagctcggACAGTGCGGTTGGCGGCGAGGTGGTGCCCATGCCGGGACCCGGAGAAACCTTTCAGCTACCCGGCGTTCCGGCTGATATCACTACCGTTGTGCGAGTGCCACCGACGCAGTCACAAAAGGCGCCGCCGAGCAACAGCGTCACGCTGACGCCAATTCTTCCGCTGCCCACGTCGCCAAAACAGCGACAAAAGAAGCCGCGAAAGAAAAAGGCGGTTACAAGTGCCCCCATTCTGGACTCAAGCGACGACGATGAGCCGCCGCCCAAGCATCCAGGTCTGGATCACTCAGCTGTTTCAGTTCAAGCGCAGCCAGCTACGGATACGGTGAAAAAGGGACGCGGACGACCcaggaagcagcagcagagcggCGGCAGTGGTAACCTTAGTAGTGCATCCGCTGGCAGCAGCTCCCAAACCAAGGGTCCCACGTTGACCGCTGCCAAAAAGCCACTCGCCAAGACACCGCTGGCCATGAGCAGGGCGAGGAAACGCGAACATTCCAGCCAGAGCAGCTCCAACGGCAacacgcccaccaagaaggTGGCCACGCCCGTGCTGGTCGCCGCTCCCCTGAAACCGACTAGTGTCACTGCCGGCAGTAGCAGCTCCGACGAGGACAGCTCTTCAAGCGCCGAATCCAGTTCGAAGTCGAGCAGCTCTTCGAGCAGCAGCGACGACACGGAAACCCAGAACACCAACTGCCGAATAGTCAAGCTGAACAAGACTGGTGCGGTGCAGAAGAAGGCGCTGCTGGGCAGCGGGAGCAGTTCAGCAAGCAGTAGTGGCAGTGAGCCAGAAGATCAGACCAGCAGATCACAGGTTGGAAGTGGGCAGGCGCTAGCTCAGCAGTTGCCACCCTACAAGCAGCTCCCGATCAGTCAGCATAGTCAGCACCTGAGCAGTTCTGAGTGCTCTTCTTCGAGTGGAGGCTGTACTGCTgtgtgcagcagcagcagcggcgagGAGGATGAGGGGCGGCGTGAGAAGGAGCGCGAAAGGAAGCCCAAGAGTGACAAGAATAAGATTAGTACGCTGACGAGGATTTTTAATCCAAAGGAGGGCGGCGCCAAGAAACAGGGCCAGGTCGTAATTGTGGACCTGCAGGAGGAGCAACAACAGGGCAAGTTGGATGCGGCGGCACAGCCACCACCTCCACATGCACCACCTGCAGCCCCTGCCGCCATAATGGCGAAGCCCCGGATGACGCCCacccagcaacagcagttggGAGCCGGACTGGCATCGCCAGCGAGGACAACCACGCCACATCTAACCTCCCTAATATGCAAGATCGATTTGAGCAAGCTTTCGCGAGAGCGCATTATGCGCCTCAAGAAACTAACCCCCGCCCAGCAAAATGGCCATCTGACGCCCAAGGATCAGGCGACGAATGCGGTTCATGTGCCCAATGGCTATGCCGGCGACACAAACCCCGCAGCGAAGGTGAAGCACGAGCATCCGGTGAAACCGGAGCCCGAGCTAGACGCCGGCTACGAGGCCAAATTCAAGCCCGGCAACGTCAAGCAGGAGTTCCAGCTGAAACAGGAACGGGACAGGGACAGGGAGCGCGAACGGGAGCGGGAACGAGAACGTGAACGAGATCGTGAGCGGGAGCAACCACCTGGGCGCCGGCGAAAGCgcagctccagttccagctccaGTCCGTACAAGGAAAAGAAGCGGAAAAAGGAGAAGGCCGACCAGCTACAGATCGGCAAGGAACTGCTGCCGGTGCCCGTGCTACTGCCCTCTAACAACCACGAGCGGATGCCCAACCATGATCGATTGTCCTACGACAAGCTGCAGTTGCTTCACGAAGACGCGGCCGCCGTTATTGGCGATGTGTCCGCTGCAAATGGCAGTCCCACCAAAAAGCTGCTGGTCATGTCACCGCTACCGCCTCCACCAACGGTCACCGTTGCGCCTGCCACCTGCAATGAAGCAGTGCAAACTACTCCGCCTTCGGCAACGACAACCACTGCAACAGCTCCTCCGGTGCCGGCCACAAGGCTCATTTACCGCTCCTATTTCGATCGCGATGTGGAGCACCCCAGCGACGATCTCAG AAAAAACAATCAGTTCCTGCAGGAGGCCATCAACAGGAAGCATGCCGCCGATTTGGAGCGCGACTCCTTCAACCAGGTGACGTTGTACCTGGAGGCCGTTGTCTACTTCCTGTTGACCGCCGATGCCATGGAGCGCTGCAGCTCCGAGCAGGCCACTAACACCATGTACAAGGATACCCTGTCGCTAATTAA GTTTATCTCCACAAAGTTTCGTCCCTACCAGCAGCAGTCAACGACCAACATTCAGCACGAAACGCACAACAAAGTGGCCATTCTCAG TTTGCGCTGCCAGTCGTTGATATCATTAAAGCTTTATAAGCTAAGAAGGAAGGATTGTCGGGCCATCATCAACGGTCTCACAGATTTCTTTCGCGTTGGCAGGGGGGACATTGCCAACGGCAACACGCCGTCCTCCATATCACCATCGAACTCCGTGGGCTCGCAG GGCTCCGGTTCGAATACGCCGCCAGGCAGAATAGTGTCTCCAGATATACACAATATGCTGTGCAAGCAGAATGAGTTTCTGAGCTATCTAAATAGTGCTCACGAGTTGTGGGATCAAGCTGATCGATTGGTGCGCACAGGCAATCATATAG ATTTCATCCGAGAACTGGATCACGAAAACGGCCCGCTAACGCTGCACAGCACCATGCATGAGGTGTTCCGGTACGTGCAGGCGGGTCTCAAGACGCTCAGGGATGCCGTGTCGCATCCGACGCATCAGTCGCAGTAG
- the LOC6526645 gene encoding AF4/FMR2 family member lilli isoform X1: MAQQQQQQLQQQQQHHTSSINNNNSILLLHQQQPQQQQQQQLDQLQQYNNNLYSQNYNMEEYERRKRREREKIERQQGIQIDDRETSLFGEPRRLTEGDAEITAALGEFFEARVYINNQTVGISRSAPGAGNPRLQPNLPPQAKSLGHSPSSASSAAGPTSASATTALPGQQQHYQQQQRPPTYVKQADNKPPYNGRGGYPGQPMKNDIPSSSGMAPPRGPPRSSSSNSNSSSATNNASSGGVPANTPLGPPLSTQMPNGREKSFLGPPAPALHNGTGGGRFVPPAASKRPGVGQQPPPPEKDVNKIISDIANIFSVQPLTSIAATPHAPTRENYNLLAPNKQKYAMDIPSSPPSAEPSSLMTPLFTPIAPLVTTPPQASQLPLGAATSGTILAGEPLAPLHQLPPTPPKAASGVTSPGPTKPLKTEKNHSLEKQDSCLENDLELSESEDEQRKKEGRSAGNSSNSSESDSSESGSESSSKNDLQHHPNHQQHHHQLQQQQQASMQQQQVLQQQQQHRPQPLTSNGAQNKKFRHEIIARGSNTITGLLSSSGFGSGGSVGPAGVNSSAVMGAGSVSGGTLSSGGSSSNKTPSPTESNKWNLSRFFHKPANQTNSESVSPGNVSMKVPGILPGGAQIIPESIDVTTAIVKNEKIHDDHMAMEEGEEEDDDEEQQMRYGGGLSVTPVAVKKEAIDAVSEMALGAIPKTQIKRESAEALLSARLSDSGTSASGSSSSSSSSSDSAVGGEVVPMPGPGETFQLPGVPADITTVVRVPPTQSQKAPPSNSVTLTPILPLPTSPKQRQKKPRKKKAVTSAPILDSSDDDEPPPKHPGLDHSAVSVQAQPATDTVKKGRGRPRKQQQSGGSGNLSSASAGSSSQTKGPTLTAAKKPLAKTPLAMSRARKREHSSQSSSNGNTPTKKVATPVLVAAPLKPTSVTAGSSSSDEDSSSSAESSSKSSSSSSSSDDTETQNTNCRIVKLNKTGAVQKKALLGSGSSSASSSGSEPEDQTSRSQVGSGQALAQQLPPYKQLPISQHSQHLSSSECSSSSGGCTAVCSSSSGEEDEGRREKERERKPKSDKNKISTLTRIFNPKEGGAKKQGQVVIVDLQEEQQQGKLDAAAQPPPPHAPPAAPAAIMAKPRMTPTQQQQLGAGLASPARTTTPHLTSLICKIDLSKLSRERIMRLKKLTPAQQNGHLTPKDQATNAVHVPNGYAGDTNPAAKVKHEHPVKPEPELDAGYEAKFKPGNVKQEFQLKQERDRDRERERERERERERDREREQPPGRRRKRSSSSSSSPYKEKKRKKEKADQLQIGKELLPVPVLLPSNNHERMPNHDRLSYDKLQLLHEDAAAVIGDVSAANGSPTKKLLVMSPLPPPPTVTVAPATCNEAVQTTPPSATTTTATAPPVPATRLIYRSYFDRDVEHPSDDLRKNNQFLQEAINRKHAADLERDSFNQVTLYLEAVVYFLLTADAMERCSSEQATNTMYKDTLSLIKFISTKFRPYQQQSTTNIQHETHNKVAILSLRCQSLISLKLYKLRRKDCRAIINGLTDFFRVGRGDIANGNTPSSISPSNSVGSQGSGSNTPPGRIVSPDIHNMLCKQNEFLSYLNSAHELWDQADRLVRTGNHIDFIRELDHENGPLTLHSTMHEVFRYVQAGLKTLRDAVSHPTHQSQ; the protein is encoded by the exons CATGGAGGAGTACGAGCGGCGAAAAAGACGTGAGCGTGAGAAAATCGAGCGGCAACAGGGTATACAGATTGACGATCGAGAGACTAGTCTATTCGGGGAGCCGCGGCGGCTGACCGAGGGAGATGCGGAGATCACCGCCGCCCTGGGCGAGTTCTTTGAGGCGCGGGTGTACATTAACAATCAGACTGTGGGGATCAGTCGCAGTGCGCCCGGCGCCGGCAATCCGCGCCTGCAGCCCAACCTGCCGCCGCAAGCCAAGTCCCTGGGGCATTCaccctcctccgcctcctcaGCAGCAGGACCCACTTCCGCATCCGCAACGACTGCGCTGCCCGGCCAGCAACAACActaccagcaacagcagcgaccGCCAACGTATGTGAAGCAGGCGGATAATAAGCCGCCGTACAACGGTCGCGGCGGCTATCCTGGCCAGCCGATGAAGAACGACATTCCGTCGAGTAGTGGCATGGCCCCGCCCCGCGGCCCGCCCAGATCCAGttccagcaacagcaactcgTCCAGCGCCACAAACAATGCCAGCAGCGGCGGAGTCCCGGCCAACACGCCGCTGGGGCCACCACTGTCCACCCAGATGCCGAATGGCCGGGAGAAGTCCTTTCTTGGTCCGCCAGCTCCGGCGTTGCACAATGGCACCGGCGGTGGACGCTTTGTGCCACCAGCGGCCAGTAAGCGACCTGGAGTGGGTCAACAACCGCCACCACCGGAG AAGGATGTCAACAAAATTATCAGCGATATAGCAAATATCTTCAGTGTGCAGCCTCTCACTTCGATAGCGGCCACCCCACATGCACCAACGCGCGAAAACTACAACCTGCTGGCGCCCAACAAGCAAAAGTATGCCATGGACATACCCAGCTCGCCACCCTCCGCTGAACCCTCTTCGCTGATGACGCCACTTTTCACGCCCATCGCCCCGCTGGTGACAACACCGCCGCAGGCCAGCCAACTGCCTCTGGGCGCAGCAACAAGTGGGACGATACTAGCGGGAGAGCCTCTGGCACCCCTGCACCAACTGCCTCCCACTCCGCCCAAAGCAGCATCCGGAGTCACGTCGCCGGGACCGACCAAGCCGCTGAAAACGGAAAAGAATCACTCGCTGGAAAAGCAAGACTCATG cctgGAGAACGATCTGGAGCTGTCCGAGTCGGAGGATGAGCAGCGCAAGAAGGAGGG ACGATCGGctggcaacagcagcaatagctCCGAGTCCGATTCCAGTGAGTCGGGCAGTGAGTCGAGCAGCAAGAACGATTTGCAGCACCATCCaaaccaccagcagcaccatcaccaactgcagcagcagcaacaggcgtccatgcagcagcagcaagtcctccagcaacagcaacagcatcgaCCCCAACCACTGACGTCCAACGGGGCACAGAATAAGAAGTTTAGGCACGAGATCATTGCCCGTGGCAGCAATACAATAACTGGACTCCTCAGCTCAAGTGGATTCGGTAGCGGAGGTAGTGTGGGACCAGCCGGTGTAAACTCCAGCGCAGTCATGGGCGCAGGAAGTGTATCCGGCGGCACGTTAAGCAGTGGGGGCAGCTCATCGAACAAGACGCCCTCGCCGACGGAAAGCAACAAGTGGAATCTGAGTAGGTTTTTCCACAAGCCAGCAAATCAGACAAATTCCGAAAGCGTCTCGCCTGGCAATGTAAGCATGAAGGTGCCGGGCATACTACCAGGCGGAGCCCAGATCATACCCGAGTCTATTGATGTGACTACGGCCATTGTGAAGAACGAGAAGATCCACGACGATCACATGGCCATGGAGGAGGGTgaggaggaggatgacgaCGAGGAGCAACAAATGCGCTATGGTGGCGGACTGAGTGTCACACCGGTGGCGGTGAAAAAGGAGGCCATTGACGCTGTATCGGAGATGGCGCTTGGAGCGATACCAAAAACTCAAATCAAACGTGAGTCGGCGGAGGCACTGCTCTCAGCCCGACTCTCGGACTCCGGGACCAGTGCCAGTGGCAGCTcatcgagcagcagcagcagctcggACAGTGCGGTTGGCGGCGAGGTGGTGCCCATGCCGGGACCCGGAGAAACCTTTCAGCTACCCGGCGTTCCGGCTGATATCACTACCGTTGTGCGAGTGCCACCGACGCAGTCACAAAAGGCGCCGCCGAGCAACAGCGTCACGCTGACGCCAATTCTTCCGCTGCCCACGTCGCCAAAACAGCGACAAAAGAAGCCGCGAAAGAAAAAGGCGGTTACAAGTGCCCCCATTCTGGACTCAAGCGACGACGATGAGCCGCCGCCCAAGCATCCAGGTCTGGATCACTCAGCTGTTTCAGTTCAAGCGCAGCCAGCTACGGATACGGTGAAAAAGGGACGCGGACGACCcaggaagcagcagcagagcggCGGCAGTGGTAACCTTAGTAGTGCATCCGCTGGCAGCAGCTCCCAAACCAAGGGTCCCACGTTGACCGCTGCCAAAAAGCCACTCGCCAAGACACCGCTGGCCATGAGCAGGGCGAGGAAACGCGAACATTCCAGCCAGAGCAGCTCCAACGGCAacacgcccaccaagaaggTGGCCACGCCCGTGCTGGTCGCCGCTCCCCTGAAACCGACTAGTGTCACTGCCGGCAGTAGCAGCTCCGACGAGGACAGCTCTTCAAGCGCCGAATCCAGTTCGAAGTCGAGCAGCTCTTCGAGCAGCAGCGACGACACGGAAACCCAGAACACCAACTGCCGAATAGTCAAGCTGAACAAGACTGGTGCGGTGCAGAAGAAGGCGCTGCTGGGCAGCGGGAGCAGTTCAGCAAGCAGTAGTGGCAGTGAGCCAGAAGATCAGACCAGCAGATCACAGGTTGGAAGTGGGCAGGCGCTAGCTCAGCAGTTGCCACCCTACAAGCAGCTCCCGATCAGTCAGCATAGTCAGCACCTGAGCAGTTCTGAGTGCTCTTCTTCGAGTGGAGGCTGTACTGCTgtgtgcagcagcagcagcggcgagGAGGATGAGGGGCGGCGTGAGAAGGAGCGCGAAAGGAAGCCCAAGAGTGACAAGAATAAGATTAGTACGCTGACGAGGATTTTTAATCCAAAGGAGGGCGGCGCCAAGAAACAGGGCCAGGTCGTAATTGTGGACCTGCAGGAGGAGCAACAACAGGGCAAGTTGGATGCGGCGGCACAGCCACCACCTCCACATGCACCACCTGCAGCCCCTGCCGCCATAATGGCGAAGCCCCGGATGACGCCCacccagcaacagcagttggGAGCCGGACTGGCATCGCCAGCGAGGACAACCACGCCACATCTAACCTCCCTAATATGCAAGATCGATTTGAGCAAGCTTTCGCGAGAGCGCATTATGCGCCTCAAGAAACTAACCCCCGCCCAGCAAAATGGCCATCTGACGCCCAAGGATCAGGCGACGAATGCGGTTCATGTGCCCAATGGCTATGCCGGCGACACAAACCCCGCAGCGAAGGTGAAGCACGAGCATCCGGTGAAACCGGAGCCCGAGCTAGACGCCGGCTACGAGGCCAAATTCAAGCCCGGCAACGTCAAGCAGGAGTTCCAGCTGAAACAGGAACGGGACAGGGACAGGGAGCGCGAACGGGAGCGGGAACGAGAACGTGAACGAGATCGTGAGCGGGAGCAACCACCTGGGCGCCGGCGAAAGCgcagctccagttccagctccaGTCCGTACAAGGAAAAGAAGCGGAAAAAGGAGAAGGCCGACCAGCTACAGATCGGCAAGGAACTGCTGCCGGTGCCCGTGCTACTGCCCTCTAACAACCACGAGCGGATGCCCAACCATGATCGATTGTCCTACGACAAGCTGCAGTTGCTTCACGAAGACGCGGCCGCCGTTATTGGCGATGTGTCCGCTGCAAATGGCAGTCCCACCAAAAAGCTGCTGGTCATGTCACCGCTACCGCCTCCACCAACGGTCACCGTTGCGCCTGCCACCTGCAATGAAGCAGTGCAAACTACTCCGCCTTCGGCAACGACAACCACTGCAACAGCTCCTCCGGTGCCGGCCACAAGGCTCATTTACCGCTCCTATTTCGATCGCGATGTGGAGCACCCCAGCGACGATCTCAG AAAAAACAATCAGTTCCTGCAGGAGGCCATCAACAGGAAGCATGCCGCCGATTTGGAGCGCGACTCCTTCAACCAGGTGACGTTGTACCTGGAGGCCGTTGTCTACTTCCTGTTGACCGCCGATGCCATGGAGCGCTGCAGCTCCGAGCAGGCCACTAACACCATGTACAAGGATACCCTGTCGCTAATTAA GTTTATCTCCACAAAGTTTCGTCCCTACCAGCAGCAGTCAACGACCAACATTCAGCACGAAACGCACAACAAAGTGGCCATTCTCAG TTTGCGCTGCCAGTCGTTGATATCATTAAAGCTTTATAAGCTAAGAAGGAAGGATTGTCGGGCCATCATCAACGGTCTCACAGATTTCTTTCGCGTTGGCAGGGGGGACATTGCCAACGGCAACACGCCGTCCTCCATATCACCATCGAACTCCGTGGGCTCGCAG GGCTCCGGTTCGAATACGCCGCCAGGCAGAATAGTGTCTCCAGATATACACAATATGCTGTGCAAGCAGAATGAGTTTCTGAGCTATCTAAATAGTGCTCACGAGTTGTGGGATCAAGCTGATCGATTGGTGCGCACAGGCAATCATATAG ATTTCATCCGAGAACTGGATCACGAAAACGGCCCGCTAACGCTGCACAGCACCATGCATGAGGTGTTCCGGTACGTGCAGGCGGGTCTCAAGACGCTCAGGGATGCCGTGTCGCATCCGACGCATCAGTCGCAGTAG